In a single window of the Papaver somniferum cultivar HN1 chromosome 8, ASM357369v1, whole genome shotgun sequence genome:
- the LOC113302872 gene encoding probable UDP-arabinopyranose mutase 2 gives MSGPSSVSVKPTPLLKDELDIVIPTIRNLDFLEMWRPFFEQYHLIIVQDGDPTKKIHVPEGFDYELYNRNDINRILGPKASCISFKDSACRCFGYMVSKKKYIYTIDDDCFVAKDPSGKDINALEQHIKNLLSPSTPFFFNTLYDPYREGADFVRGYPFSLREGVPTAVSHGLWLNIPDYDAPTQLVKPRERNSRYVDAVLTIPKGTLFPMCGMNLGFDRELIGPAMYFGLMGDGQPIGRYDDMWAGWCIKVICDHMGWGVKTGLPYIWHSKASNPFVNLKKEYKGIYWQEEIIPFFQQIVMPKECTTVQACYIELSKQVQEKLGKIDPYFTKLAEAMVTWIEAWDELNPKAEVAAAKA, from the exons ATGTCGGGGCCTTCATCTGTCTCTGTGAAACCCACTCCTCTTTTGAAAGATGAACTCGATATTGTTATCCCAACCATTAGAAACCTTGATTTTCTCGAGATGTGGAGACCCTTTTTTGAACAATATCATTTGATCATTGTTCAAGATGGTGatcctacaaaaaaaattcatgttCCTGAAGGTTTTGATTATGAACTTTACAACAGGAATGATATTAACAGGATTTTGGGTCCAAAGGCTTCTTGTATCTCATTCAAGGATTCAGCCTGTAGATGCTTTGGATATATGGTGTCTAAGAAGAAGTATATCTACACCATCGATGATGATTGCTTT GTTGCCAAGGATCCATCAGGCAAAGATATCAATGCTCTTGAGCAGCACATTAAGAACCTTCTCTCCCCATCAACTCCATTCTTTTTCAACACCCTATACGACCCATACAGGGAAGGTGCAGACTTTGTCCGTGGATACCCTTTCAGTCTTCGTGAGGGTGTCCCTACTGCTGTTTCCCATGGTTTATGGCTCAATATTCCTGACTACGATGCCCCAACTCAACTTGTTAAGCCCCGTGAGAGAAACTCACG GTATGTAGATGCAGTTTTGACCATCCCCAAGGGTACCCTGTTCCCTATGTGCGGGATGAACTTGGGATTCGACCGTGAGCTGATTGGACCTGCCATGTACTTTGGTCTCATGGGTGATGGCCAGCCAATTGGGCGATACGACGATATGTGGGCTGGATGGTGCATTAAG GTGATTTGTGATCACATGGGATGGGGAGTCAAGACGGGGCTTCCATACATCTGGCACAGCAAGGCCAGTAACCCCTTTGTTAACTTGAAGAAGGAATACAAGGGTATCTACTGGCAAGAAGAGATCATCCCATTCTTCCAACAAATAGTCATGCCAAAAGAATGCACCACCGTTCAAGCATGCTACATTGAACTTTCAAAACAGGTACAAGAGAAGCTTGGAAAGATAGACCCTTACTTCACCAAGCTGGCTGAAGCCATGGTTACATGGATTGAAGCTTGGGATGAACTTAACCCAAAAGCTGAAGTTGCCGCTGCAAAAGCTTAG